From Chryseobacterium joostei, the proteins below share one genomic window:
- a CDS encoding DUF6576 domain-containing protein: MSEVLILVIIVAAVLLFFNREWIKNRFFPEKHTNYTIDDQFNSDKREREKEIDKLLSKMGKNGVNDLSERERKRLDELSKM, from the coding sequence ATGAGCGAAGTCTTAATTTTGGTAATCATCGTGGCAGCAGTTTTACTGTTTTTCAACAGGGAATGGATCAAGAACAGATTTTTCCCGGAAAAACACACCAACTACACCATTGATGACCAGTTTAATTCTGATAAGCGAGAGAGGGAGAAAGAAATTGACAAACTGTTGAGTAAGATGGGCAAAAACGGAGTCAATGACTTATCAGAAAGAGAAAGAAAGCGGCTCGACGAGTTGTCCAAAATGTAA
- a CDS encoding DUF2683 family protein, with protein MESIIVHPKNAMELSALKGVLKEMNIKFEKAHVKSSFNGQKVIKKASDNKNIKPANKPSKPKGE; from the coding sequence ATGGAATCTATTATAGTACATCCGAAAAATGCAATGGAGCTTAGTGCACTGAAAGGTGTTTTAAAAGAAATGAACATTAAATTTGAGAAAGCTCATGTTAAAAGTTCATTTAATGGGCAAAAAGTGATCAAGAAAGCAAGCGATAACAAAAATATAAAACCAGCTAATAAACCTTCAAAACCAAAAGGAGAGTAA
- a CDS encoding M23 family metallopeptidase encodes MKIFSKLIVAICLITTIITQAQNNYPQNYFRNPLNIPMQLAANFGAVRANHFHMGLDLRTNSQENLSVVAAADGYVSRIKVERYGFGNAVYITHPNGYTTVYAHLNKYFDKLDEYVKERQYKEEKWEQDITFQPDQFPVTKGQLIALSGNTGGSAGPHLHFEIRNTKTEECLNPLLFGFAIPDSVAPIISGLYWYDRRFSTYEPGANGVSVKKAGSTYTADIVRVNSPTISFGIKAVDKANQGFNLGIYQAELLMDGKLIYGFSIDKVSYDDTRYLNGCIDYTKFIRDKIGIQHLSELPGMKLQNYSIPNLSGIINLQDEDIHNIEIVLKDVKGNTSRLITKVQFNKEGGRVSSTAKAVLPNDGKTIASENAEIGFSKNAVYDAVNFNMYEKPDADAASNAIVLNSPYIPVHDNYTLKIRPNRKLTKEEKDKTVISLNYGSDTDVVKGKWNGDQADGQFNRLGTAKLIVDNSLPSVSSGWKDGAVINGGTLLLKGNTKIGDIVSFRAELDGKWLRFARIKNDFIYVFDEKCPKGSGEHTLKVTTVNTAGNTNTQTFTFQR; translated from the coding sequence ATGAAAATCTTCTCCAAACTGATAGTTGCTATTTGTTTAATCACTACAATTATCACACAGGCCCAAAATAACTATCCCCAAAACTATTTCCGTAATCCCTTGAATATTCCCATGCAGCTGGCTGCTAACTTTGGTGCTGTGCGGGCTAATCATTTTCATATGGGACTGGATCTCCGAACCAACAGTCAGGAAAATTTATCTGTAGTGGCAGCAGCAGATGGCTACGTGAGCAGAATAAAAGTTGAACGATATGGCTTTGGAAATGCCGTGTACATTACCCACCCTAATGGGTACACAACAGTCTATGCCCATTTAAACAAGTACTTCGATAAGCTGGATGAGTATGTAAAAGAAAGACAGTACAAAGAAGAAAAGTGGGAACAGGATATTACTTTCCAACCTGACCAGTTTCCGGTTACGAAAGGACAGTTGATTGCTTTGAGTGGAAATACAGGAGGTTCGGCTGGCCCGCACTTGCATTTTGAAATAAGAAATACCAAAACAGAAGAATGTCTCAATCCATTGCTTTTTGGTTTTGCCATTCCCGATTCTGTAGCACCCATTATTAGTGGCTTGTATTGGTATGACCGTCGTTTCAGTACGTATGAACCCGGGGCCAATGGAGTCTCTGTCAAAAAAGCTGGCAGTACTTATACAGCAGATATTGTTCGAGTAAATTCTCCCACAATAAGTTTTGGAATTAAAGCGGTAGATAAAGCCAATCAAGGATTTAACCTCGGTATTTATCAGGCAGAATTATTGATGGATGGAAAATTGATTTATGGTTTTTCCATTGATAAAGTAAGCTATGATGATACCCGTTATCTGAATGGCTGTATAGATTATACCAAATTTATCAGAGATAAAATAGGGATTCAGCATTTATCTGAATTACCAGGAATGAAACTGCAGAATTACAGTATTCCTAATCTTTCAGGAATTATCAATCTTCAGGATGAGGATATTCACAATATTGAAATTGTTTTAAAAGATGTAAAAGGAAATACAAGCAGATTAATCACAAAAGTTCAGTTTAATAAAGAAGGAGGCCGGGTTTCTTCCACAGCAAAAGCTGTTCTTCCCAACGATGGAAAAACAATTGCCTCCGAGAATGCAGAGATTGGTTTCAGTAAAAATGCTGTTTATGATGCCGTGAACTTTAATATGTATGAAAAACCTGATGCAGATGCTGCTTCCAATGCGATTGTATTAAATAGTCCATACATTCCTGTTCATGATAATTATACTTTAAAAATAAGACCCAACAGAAAATTAACCAAGGAAGAAAAAGATAAAACAGTTATTTCCCTTAATTATGGAAGCGATACCGATGTGGTAAAAGGAAAATGGAATGGCGATCAGGCAGATGGGCAGTTCAATAGGTTGGGTACTGCAAAACTGATAGTAGATAACAGCTTACCCTCCGTTTCTTCTGGATGGAAAGACGGTGCAGTCATTAACGGTGGCACTTTACTTTTAAAAGGGAATACAAAAATTGGTGATATTGTTTCATTTCGGGCAGAGCTTGATGGAAAATGGCTTAGGTTTGCCCGTATAAAGAATGATTTTATCTATGTCTTTGATGAAAAATGCCCAAAAGGATCAGGTGAACATACCTTGAAAGTGACAACAGTGAATACGGCAGGAAATACAAATACACAAACTTTTACATTTCAAAGATAA
- a CDS encoding phenylacetate--CoA ligase family protein, which translates to MEFHPFIEKSSTQEIKTIQEEKLQKLLAYLEGNSPFYQRLFTENNINIAEIRTLEDLQKIPTTSKNDLQQHNHDFFCISPDKIVDYSTTSGTLGDPVTFGLSDGDLERLAYNEAISFACAGIQKGDVVQMITTIDKRFMAGLAYFLGLRKMGASVVRMGPGIPELQWDSIFRYKPKYLITVPSFLLKMIDYAEKHGLDYKNSSVYGAVCIGESIKNQDFTDNILSQKIKEKWNIKLFSTYASTEMSTAFTECEFQIGGHHHPELIITEILDDDGNVVKESESGELTITTLGVEAIPLLRFKTGDIVKAHYEPCQCGRNTMRLGPVIGRKQQMIKYKGTTLYPPAMNDILNDFNNILCYQIVIQSNEIGLDEIIIKVSTEQENENFVNEVRDHFRAKLRVSPKIEVIDFDILSKTVFNPNSRKPITFIDLR; encoded by the coding sequence TTGGAATTTCATCCTTTCATCGAAAAATCTAGCACTCAGGAAATAAAAACCATTCAGGAAGAAAAACTCCAGAAGCTTTTGGCCTATCTTGAGGGTAATTCACCTTTTTATCAGAGGCTGTTTACAGAAAATAATATCAACATTGCAGAGATCCGTACTCTGGAAGATTTGCAAAAAATTCCTACCACCTCAAAGAATGATTTACAGCAGCATAATCATGATTTTTTCTGCATTTCACCAGATAAGATTGTGGATTATAGTACCACTTCAGGAACCTTGGGGGATCCGGTAACTTTTGGTTTGTCTGACGGGGATCTTGAAAGGCTGGCTTACAATGAAGCAATATCCTTTGCCTGTGCAGGAATTCAGAAAGGTGATGTAGTGCAGATGATTACTACAATTGATAAACGTTTTATGGCGGGACTTGCTTACTTTTTAGGATTAAGAAAAATGGGGGCAAGTGTAGTCAGAATGGGCCCTGGAATTCCAGAATTGCAATGGGATTCTATTTTTAGATACAAACCAAAATATCTGATTACCGTTCCGTCTTTCTTGCTTAAGATGATCGATTATGCAGAGAAGCACGGATTAGATTATAAAAATTCAAGTGTTTACGGAGCCGTGTGTATTGGAGAAAGCATCAAAAATCAGGATTTTACAGATAATATTCTTTCTCAAAAGATTAAGGAAAAATGGAATATTAAACTCTTTTCTACCTATGCTTCCACAGAAATGAGCACTGCTTTTACAGAGTGTGAATTCCAGATTGGAGGTCACCATCACCCTGAACTGATCATTACGGAAATTCTGGATGATGACGGAAACGTTGTGAAAGAGAGCGAAAGTGGTGAATTAACGATTACAACTTTGGGTGTAGAAGCAATTCCTCTATTGAGGTTCAAGACGGGAGATATCGTAAAGGCCCATTACGAGCCATGCCAATGTGGTAGAAATACAATGAGACTAGGGCCTGTAATTGGACGGAAGCAACAGATGATCAAGTATAAAGGAACAACGTTGTATCCGCCGGCAATGAACGATATTTTGAATGATTTTAATAATATTCTATGCTATCAGATTGTAATTCAGTCCAACGAAATAGGATTGGATGAAATTATCATTAAGGTAAGTACAGAGCAGGAAAATGAAAACTTTGTGAATGAAGTAAGAGATCATTTCCGCGCAAAACTGAGGGTAAGTCCCAAGATTGAAGTGATAGACTTTGATATTTTATCCAAAACAGTCTTTAACCCAAACAGTAGAAAACCGATTACATTTATAGATTTAAGATAG
- a CDS encoding HAL/PAL/TAL family ammonia-lyase: MKINNFLELKDFQKIIIENEKIELDESLLSRVNKSFQFLKEFSKNKVIYGVNTGFGPMAQFKISDEDTHQLQYNLIRSHSSGIGNPLPAQEVKACMLARLNTLSLGNSGVHESVIYLLQELINRDITPLIFEHGGVGASGDLVQLAHLALVLIGEGEVFYKGERTSTKEVFEVEGLEPIKVEIREGLALMNGTSVMSGIGIVNAYKANQLTDISLRLSCAINEIVQAYDDHLSEALNGTKKHYGQQKVAERMRAHLADSKLIRKREDHLYTHFEEQEKVFKEKVQEYYSLRCVPQILGPVLDTLEYTEKVLENEINSANDNPIINVEDQHVYHGGNFHGDYISLEMDKLKIVVTKLTMLAERQLNYLLNAKINEILPPFVNLGKLGFNFGMQGVQFTATSTTAESQMLSNSMYVHSIPNNNDNQDIVSMGTNAAVICRRVIENAFEVLAIEAITIIQAVEYLGFQDKVSSSTKELYDEIRKIIPAFSNDMVMYPYLEEVKKYLKTM, from the coding sequence ATGAAAATAAATAACTTTTTAGAACTGAAAGACTTTCAAAAAATTATCATTGAGAATGAAAAAATAGAACTGGATGAATCACTTTTGTCAAGAGTGAATAAAAGTTTTCAGTTTTTAAAGGAGTTTTCAAAAAATAAAGTAATATACGGTGTGAATACCGGTTTTGGGCCCATGGCTCAATTCAAAATCAGTGATGAAGACACTCATCAGCTTCAATATAACCTGATTAGAAGCCATTCCTCAGGGATTGGAAACCCACTGCCCGCGCAGGAAGTGAAAGCTTGTATGTTGGCAAGACTGAATACTTTATCATTAGGGAATTCAGGCGTACATGAATCTGTGATTTATCTTCTTCAGGAGCTTATCAACAGAGATATTACTCCATTGATTTTTGAACATGGGGGAGTAGGAGCAAGCGGAGATCTTGTTCAGCTAGCTCACCTTGCTTTGGTATTGATTGGAGAGGGAGAGGTTTTCTATAAAGGAGAAAGAACATCTACAAAAGAGGTTTTTGAAGTTGAAGGATTAGAACCAATCAAAGTTGAAATCCGTGAGGGACTTGCCTTGATGAACGGAACTTCCGTGATGTCAGGAATCGGTATCGTGAATGCATATAAAGCCAATCAGTTAACAGATATCTCTCTTAGACTTTCTTGTGCGATAAACGAAATTGTACAGGCTTATGATGACCATTTGTCAGAAGCATTGAACGGAACGAAAAAGCATTACGGTCAGCAGAAAGTGGCAGAAAGAATGCGTGCTCATCTGGCAGACAGTAAACTGATCAGAAAAAGAGAAGATCACTTATACACCCATTTTGAAGAACAGGAAAAAGTATTTAAGGAAAAGGTACAGGAGTATTATTCCCTAAGATGCGTTCCTCAGATTCTGGGCCCGGTGCTAGATACATTGGAGTACACAGAAAAAGTTCTTGAAAATGAGATCAATTCTGCCAATGATAATCCTATTATTAATGTAGAAGATCAGCATGTTTACCACGGAGGAAACTTCCACGGGGATTATATTTCCTTGGAAATGGATAAGCTTAAAATTGTAGTCACTAAACTTACCATGCTTGCAGAAAGACAGCTAAACTATCTTTTGAATGCTAAAATCAACGAAATCTTGCCGCCTTTTGTAAATTTAGGTAAATTAGGGTTCAATTTTGGGATGCAGGGGGTACAGTTTACAGCAACTTCCACTACGGCAGAAAGCCAGATGCTATCTAACTCTATGTATGTTCATAGTATTCCAAATAATAATGATAATCAGGATATCGTAAGCATGGGAACCAATGCAGCAGTAATCTGCAGAAGGGTTATTGAAAATGCATTTGAAGTATTGGCTATTGAAGCGATTACAATCATTCAGGCTGTTGAATATCTTGGTTTTCAGGATAAAGTATCATCATCTACCAAAGAATTATATGATGAAATCAGAAAAATTATTCCTGCATTCTCTAATGATATGGTGATGTATCCATATCTGGAGGAAGTAAAGAAATATTTAAAGACAATGTAA
- a CDS encoding TraR/DksA family transcriptional regulator, with protein MSDERVRYSDADLQEFRAIIKEKIEKAEKDLQLIRESFINDQNNGTDDTSPTFKAFEEGAETLSKEQNSILAGRQEKFVRDLKNALIRIENKTYGVCRVTGKLIPKERLLAVPHATLSIEAKNMQK; from the coding sequence ATGTCAGACGAAAGAGTTAGATACAGCGATGCTGATTTACAGGAATTTAGAGCGATCATTAAAGAAAAAATAGAAAAGGCGGAGAAAGATCTTCAGCTGATCAGAGAAAGTTTCATCAATGACCAGAATAATGGTACAGATGATACTTCACCTACATTCAAGGCATTTGAAGAAGGTGCAGAAACTTTGAGCAAAGAGCAGAACTCTATTCTCGCAGGAAGACAGGAAAAATTCGTTCGTGATCTTAAGAATGCTTTAATCAGAATCGAAAACAAAACATACGGTGTTTGCAGAGTAACAGGAAAATTAATTCCTAAGGAAAGACTTTTAGCCGTTCCTCATGCTACGCTGAGCATTGAAGCGAAAAATATGCAGAAATAG
- a CDS encoding lipoprotein signal peptidase has protein sequence MKKILAITFLVLLIDQASKIYIKTNFNLGDSVSIFPGFKLTFVENPGMAYGFHFGGIIGKYLLVILRVFLIGGMVYMFKKWLKEGASNYLLIPMSIIFAGAIGNLIDGMFYGMIFDSGSVYDPSIDRWLDYGGISKIVPFGQGYSSFMKGCVVDMFHFPLVDWYVPDSWPLIGGKHIEFFKYIFNVADSAITVGAAFLLIFRKKAFPNGLEF, from the coding sequence ATGAAAAAGATATTAGCTATCACATTTTTGGTATTGTTAATAGACCAGGCTTCTAAAATTTATATTAAAACTAATTTTAATTTAGGAGACAGTGTTTCTATTTTTCCCGGTTTTAAACTAACGTTTGTAGAAAACCCAGGCATGGCCTACGGATTTCATTTCGGAGGAATTATCGGAAAATATTTACTCGTGATTTTAAGAGTTTTCTTAATCGGAGGAATGGTTTACATGTTTAAAAAATGGTTGAAAGAAGGTGCTTCAAACTATCTCTTAATTCCAATGTCTATCATCTTTGCAGGAGCAATCGGAAATCTTATTGACGGAATGTTTTACGGAATGATCTTCGATAGCGGATCCGTTTATGACCCAAGTATTGACCGATGGCTAGATTATGGTGGGATATCCAAGATTGTTCCTTTTGGACAGGGATATTCAAGCTTTATGAAAGGATGTGTTGTAGATATGTTCCACTTTCCATTAGTAGATTGGTATGTACCTGATAGCTGGCCATTAATTGGCGGAAAGCATATTGAGTTCTTCAAATACATTTTCAATGTTGCTGATTCAGCTATTACTGTAGGGGCTGCATTCTTATTAATCTTTAGAAAGAAAGCATTCCCGAACGGGCTTGAGTTTTAA
- the ileS gene encoding isoleucine--tRNA ligase encodes MSQFKEYKNLNLIDVAENVAEFWKQNKTFNKSVEIRQGNPEFVFYEGPPSANGMPGIHHVMARALKDIFCRYQTQNGKQVFRKAGWDTHGLPVELGVEKELGITKEDIGKKISIEDYNKACREAVMRYTDVWNNLTEKIGYWVDLEDPYITYKSKYMETVWWLLKQLYDKSLLYKGYTIQPYSPKAGTGLSSHELNQPGTYRDVSDTTVVAQFKVKKDSSALFNDVDGDVHILAWTTTPWTLPSNTALTVGRDIEYVLVKTFNQYTFEPITIVLSSVLLPKVFGKKYAEGTDEDFANYTPETKVIPFRILKEFTGEKLVDTRYEQLVPWFTPNDNPQDAFRVILGDFVTTEDGTGIVHTAPTFGADDARVAKMAQPEIPPMLIKDENDNLVPLVDLQGKFIQGENVPEVFSGKYIKNEYYDEGTAPEKSWDVELAILLKTENKAFKVEKYVHSYPHCWRTDKPVLYYPLDSWFVKMTAVKDRLVNLNKEINWKPKATGEGRFANWLENVNDWNLSRSRYWGIPLPIWRTDDLKEEKIIGSVEELYNEIEKSIAAGVMTENPFKGFIIGNMSESNYELVDLHKNVVDKVVLVSDSGKAMKRESDLIDVWFDSGSMPYAQLHYPFENKDLIDNNKAFPADFIAEGVDQTRGWFYTLHAIGTAVFDSVAYKNVMSNGLVLDKNGQKMSKRLGNAVDPFETLSVYGPDATRWYMISNANPWENLKFDIEGIDEVRRKFFGTLYNTYSFFSLYANVDGFNYSEKEVENRPEIDRWVLSELNLLIKEVKAFYEDYEPTRVARAISTFVNDNLSNWYVRLCRRRFWKGEYSDDKISAYQTLYTCLEVVAKLSAPIAPFFMDQLYQDLNKVTGKENCESVHLTDFPVADESLIDQDLVEKTHLAQNITSMVFSLRKKENVKVRQPLQKVLVPVLDAKTESQILAVADLIKQEVNVKELQLINAEEASHLIVKQIKPNFKALGPKLGKDMKVVGAEISNFSTEQIAGLEKEGKLDVQGYEITLDDVEISTKDIPGWTVTSDGKTTVALDLTLTDELKSEGIAREFINRVQNLRKEKDFELTDRINIFIEENSPFLEDVKKNEEYISSEVLSNKIEIVSSLSNFNEIEIDEVNFKINVEKN; translated from the coding sequence ATGAGCCAATTTAAAGAATACAAAAACCTCAACCTTATTGACGTAGCAGAGAATGTAGCGGAATTTTGGAAACAAAATAAAACTTTCAATAAGAGTGTTGAGATTCGTCAGGGTAATCCTGAGTTTGTTTTTTATGAAGGTCCGCCTTCAGCAAACGGTATGCCTGGAATTCACCACGTAATGGCAAGAGCATTGAAGGATATTTTCTGCCGTTACCAGACTCAGAATGGAAAGCAGGTTTTCCGTAAAGCAGGCTGGGATACGCATGGTCTTCCTGTGGAACTGGGTGTAGAAAAAGAATTAGGAATCACTAAAGAAGATATTGGCAAAAAAATCTCTATTGAAGATTATAATAAAGCATGCCGTGAAGCAGTAATGCGATATACAGACGTTTGGAACAACCTTACCGAAAAAATCGGGTATTGGGTAGATCTTGAGGATCCGTACATCACATACAAATCAAAATATATGGAAACCGTTTGGTGGTTGTTGAAGCAATTATATGACAAAAGCTTGTTGTATAAAGGCTACACGATCCAACCCTACTCTCCAAAAGCAGGAACAGGGCTTTCTTCCCACGAATTGAACCAGCCAGGAACGTATCGTGATGTTTCAGATACAACCGTAGTAGCTCAGTTTAAAGTTAAGAAAGATTCATCTGCTTTATTCAACGATGTAGACGGAGATGTACATATCCTTGCATGGACGACAACTCCTTGGACGTTGCCATCCAATACTGCACTTACCGTAGGTAGAGATATCGAATATGTTTTGGTTAAAACTTTCAACCAATATACATTTGAGCCTATAACAATTGTATTATCCAGCGTTCTTTTACCTAAGGTTTTCGGTAAGAAATATGCTGAGGGTACAGATGAGGACTTTGCAAACTATACTCCAGAAACCAAGGTAATTCCTTTCAGAATTTTAAAAGAATTTACCGGAGAGAAACTTGTTGATACAAGATATGAGCAATTAGTTCCTTGGTTTACACCAAACGACAATCCTCAAGATGCATTTAGAGTAATTTTAGGAGATTTCGTAACAACAGAAGACGGTACAGGTATCGTGCACACCGCCCCTACTTTCGGTGCAGATGATGCAAGAGTGGCTAAGATGGCTCAGCCTGAGATCCCGCCAATGTTGATAAAGGATGAAAATGACAATCTTGTTCCGTTGGTAGATTTACAAGGTAAATTTATTCAGGGAGAAAATGTTCCTGAAGTTTTCTCAGGGAAATATATCAAGAATGAATATTACGATGAGGGAACTGCACCTGAAAAATCTTGGGACGTAGAATTGGCGATCTTGCTGAAAACAGAGAACAAAGCCTTCAAAGTAGAGAAATATGTTCACTCCTATCCACACTGTTGGAGAACAGACAAACCTGTATTGTACTACCCGTTAGATTCATGGTTTGTAAAGATGACCGCCGTAAAAGACAGATTGGTTAACTTAAACAAAGAGATCAACTGGAAGCCAAAAGCTACAGGAGAAGGACGTTTTGCCAACTGGTTAGAAAATGTAAACGACTGGAACTTATCCCGTTCAAGATACTGGGGTATTCCGTTGCCTATCTGGAGAACAGATGACCTAAAAGAAGAAAAAATCATAGGTTCTGTAGAAGAATTATACAACGAAATTGAGAAATCAATTGCTGCAGGAGTAATGACTGAAAACCCATTCAAAGGTTTCATCATTGGCAATATGTCTGAATCAAACTATGAGCTTGTTGATCTTCACAAGAATGTAGTAGACAAAGTAGTTTTAGTTTCTGATTCAGGAAAGGCTATGAAACGTGAAAGCGACTTGATCGATGTTTGGTTCGATTCAGGTTCTATGCCGTATGCACAATTGCATTATCCTTTTGAGAATAAAGATTTAATTGACAACAATAAAGCATTCCCTGCCGATTTCATCGCAGAAGGGGTTGACCAGACTCGTGGATGGTTCTATACACTTCATGCAATCGGAACCGCTGTTTTTGATTCTGTTGCTTATAAAAATGTAATGAGTAACGGTCTTGTTTTGGATAAAAACGGACAAAAGATGTCAAAACGTTTAGGAAATGCTGTAGATCCGTTCGAAACATTATCTGTATACGGACCGGATGCTACCCGTTGGTATATGATTTCCAATGCCAATCCTTGGGAAAACCTGAAGTTTGATATTGAAGGAATTGATGAGGTTAGAAGAAAGTTCTTCGGAACGCTTTACAACACCTATTCATTCTTCTCTCTATATGCAAACGTTGATGGATTCAACTACTCAGAAAAAGAAGTAGAAAACCGTCCGGAAATTGACAGATGGGTTCTTTCCGAACTGAACCTTCTCATCAAGGAAGTAAAGGCATTCTATGAAGACTACGAACCTACAAGAGTAGCAAGAGCAATCAGCACGTTTGTGAATGATAACTTGAGTAACTGGTACGTAAGATTATGTAGAAGACGTTTCTGGAAAGGAGAATATTCAGATGATAAAATCTCTGCTTACCAGACTCTATATACTTGTCTTGAAGTAGTGGCAAAATTATCAGCTCCTATTGCTCCATTCTTTATGGATCAGTTGTATCAGGATCTGAATAAAGTAACTGGTAAAGAAAACTGTGAATCTGTACATTTAACAGACTTCCCAGTAGCTGATGAAAGTTTAATCGATCAGGATCTGGTTGAAAAAACACACTTAGCTCAAAACATTACCAGTATGGTTTTCTCTCTGAGAAAGAAAGAAAACGTAAAGGTTCGTCAGCCATTACAAAAAGTATTGGTTCCTGTACTGGATGCTAAAACAGAAAGCCAAATCTTAGCTGTTGCAGACCTTATCAAGCAGGAAGTAAACGTAAAAGAACTACAGTTAATTAATGCTGAAGAAGCATCCCATTTAATTGTAAAACAAATAAAGCCAAACTTCAAGGCTCTTGGTCCTAAATTAGGAAAAGACATGAAGGTGGTAGGTGCTGAAATCAGTAATTTTAGTACAGAACAGATTGCCGGTCTTGAAAAAGAAGGAAAACTTGATGTTCAAGGATATGAGATCACCCTTGATGACGTGGAAATTTCTACAAAAGACATCCCGGGATGGACGGTAACTTCCGACGGAAAAACTACTGTGGCATTAGATTTGACGTTAACCGATGAGTTAAAATCAGAAGGTATCGCAAGAGAATTCATTAACAGAGTTCAAAACCTGCGAAAAGAGAAAGACTTTGAACTGACAGACAGGATCAATATCTTCATTGAAGAGAATTCACCATTCCTTGAAGATGTGAAGAAAAATGAGGAATATATTTCTTCTGAAGTCTTGTCAAATAAAATAGAAATTGTATCTTCACTTTCAAATTTTAACGAAATCGAAATAGATGAGGTTAATTTTAAGATAAATGTCGAAAAAAATTAA
- a CDS encoding NAD(P)/FAD-dependent oxidoreductase: protein MSKEFVDVLVIGAGPSGCVSSSYLKKNNVSVKVVEKTKFPRLVVGESLIPRVMDHFDEAGLFPALDKMGFEKKLGARFLRGDEVCIFDFSNKFGEGWDWTWQVPRADFDNTLAQEVINKGVDLEFESEVIDIKFEGTDSITTVRNKDGETKEIHAKFVIDSSGYGRVLPRLLDLEKPSKLSPHSAIFSHVQDTNREPGEEGTLISFDIIETEVWLWVIPFSNGNTSLGIVGPTDYIEKLSEGGDTAEALRKAISLSDYYVKRFGDIEFLFEPKHLKDYSCSVKSLFGDGFALTGNASEFLDPVFSSGMAFATESGMLAAKLALRQLNGEKINWQTEYTDYILYGVDVFTTYVKEWYTGNLQELFFHQPENPDVKKKICAVLAGYVWNKDNPFVRKHDTVIKNLANLIKLEKQEQQNQQ, encoded by the coding sequence ATGAGCAAAGAATTTGTTGACGTTCTTGTAATCGGGGCTGGACCTTCCGGATGCGTGTCTTCTTCGTACCTAAAGAAGAACAACGTCAGCGTAAAAGTTGTTGAAAAAACAAAATTTCCAAGACTGGTAGTTGGAGAAAGCTTAATTCCTAGGGTAATGGATCACTTTGATGAGGCCGGACTTTTTCCTGCATTAGACAAAATGGGCTTTGAAAAAAAGCTGGGTGCACGTTTTCTTCGTGGTGATGAAGTTTGTATTTTTGATTTCAGCAACAAATTCGGGGAAGGATGGGACTGGACCTGGCAGGTTCCAAGAGCTGATTTTGATAATACGCTTGCTCAGGAAGTTATTAATAAAGGTGTTGACCTTGAATTCGAGTCTGAGGTTATAGATATCAAATTTGAAGGAACAGATTCTATCACAACGGTAAGGAATAAGGATGGAGAAACTAAGGAGATCCATGCCAAGTTTGTGATTGACTCTAGTGGCTACGGAAGAGTATTGCCTCGTTTATTAGATCTTGAAAAACCATCAAAACTATCTCCCCACTCTGCTATTTTCTCTCATGTACAGGACACTAACAGAGAACCCGGTGAAGAGGGTACTTTGATTTCCTTTGATATTATTGAAACTGAAGTTTGGCTTTGGGTAATTCCTTTTTCCAACGGAAATACCAGCCTAGGAATTGTAGGGCCAACTGATTATATTGAAAAGCTATCCGAAGGCGGAGATACTGCTGAAGCTTTAAGAAAGGCAATTTCTCTTTCGGATTATTATGTAAAACGTTTTGGTGATATAGAGTTTCTTTTTGAACCCAAACATTTGAAGGACTATTCTTGCTCTGTAAAAAGCTTATTCGGGGACGGGTTTGCTCTAACCGGGAATGCTTCGGAATTCCTTGATCCTGTTTTCTCATCGGGAATGGCTTTTGCCACAGAATCGGGCATGCTGGCTGCAAAACTGGCATTAAGACAATTAAACGGAGAAAAAATAAACTGGCAGACTGAATACACAGATTACATTCTGTATGGTGTAGATGTTTTTACAACTTATGTAAAGGAATGGTACACCGGAAATCTTCAGGAACTTTTCTTCCACCAACCGGAAAACCCTGATGTAAAGAAAAAAATATGTGCTGTTTTAGCAGGATATGTCTGGAATAAAGACAATCCATTTGTGAGAAAACATGATACGGTTATCAAGAACCTTGCAAACCTCATCAAACTGGAAAAACAGGAACAACAAAATCAACAATAA